GCCGACTGAGGGATGGAGTTGCACCAGGCTACTTACTCGAATGCATGGTGTACAACGTGCCGACCGATAGGTTCGTTTCAGATGACTCGGATCGGCTATCCAGCGTGATTCTTTGGCTGAAACATGCAAACAGATCTGGCTTCCTCTCGTGTGACCGCATACATCGACTCTTCAAGACTGATCCTGGCAACTTCAGTGTTGAGTCAGCTCAGTTGATTATCGACGCCCTTTGGGACGCCTACTGACGTATGCACACATACTCGACGAATGAGTCTAGGGTTGGGATCTACGCAGCTATGGCTGTCGTTGCAGTCGTCTTGGCCCTAGGTGTCGAGGCGGTCGCTTCCCACTTTTCTTGGCCACAGTGGCTCGTTAGCGCCCCCTCGCTGGCCGCCACCTTTGCCTTGGTCTATTGGTTGTTCGATCGATACCTCTGGAAGTTGCCGATCTTGAATACCCTAGGCCTGGTCAAGGTAACGGACATCTCAGGCATCTACGATGGCACGCTGACCAGCACGTTCCAGGACGCGACGGGGCAGGCCATACAGAGAGCTGTGACACTTAAGGTGGTCCAGAGCTGGACGCGGATGTGTGTCGAAATGGCGGTTACCTCCGGGTCGAGTAGTTCTCTGTCGACTTCGGCACTGGGCTCGATGAGTAATGATGGTGCGGCGGCGTGTGTGACCTACGTGTACAAGAATCGCGTCAATCCGGGTGTCGCCGATGCAGATATGGGCGATCACGATGGTGCGGCCGATTTGCGAATCTATGACGATGGTCACTTGACCGGTCGCTACTTCAACAGTCGTCCACGGGCAGGTACGATCGATGGTCAACGACGACCCTGATCACCACGACGTCCGGCACGTCTTGGGGTGGCAATCCGCATGAGTACCAGGCCAGCCAACTGTTACGCGGCGGGTCTTGGTGGTTGCAGTTCAAGGCAGACTAAGGAGCACTACCTCTCCGCTGCTGTTCTTCGCCTAATCGGACTGGCTCCAATCATTGAGGGCGCGCCGGGTATTCCGGACACGAGGAGGGTTGGTGTCTCCTCTCTAAGTTCGAAGATCCTCTGTGATCGCCACAACGAGGCTCTGTCACCGCTTGACGTCGAGGCTGCTCGGTTCTTTGGTGCCATTCAACAGTTTGATGGCGAACTCAGAGATGGGGATGATACCGAGCGGTCGATAGACATCACGGGAGCAGGCCTCGAGCGTTGGTTGCTCAAGGTTCTTTTCGGTCTTGAAGCGACCAAGGCCCGGCTGGGTCGCGGTCAGCCGATCAGAGAGCAAAGTGCCATGCTGGAGGTGCTGTTCGGATCACGAGCGTTCCCGCCGGACTGGGGGATGTATGTGAACGTTCAGTCTGGCGGGAGCTATGCGGCGCCTGCAGATCTGGCGGTGACAACCATGCTCCGGTTGGGTGAACAGAGCTACATCACGGCGTGGTGCCGGTTCCTCCCATTATCACTATCGCTCGGAAAGCCCGACCACGTTCCCGCTGCGATGTACCGACCGAGCGAGCTGCGCCTCAAGCGTGCTGGGTCACGCTCCGCTAAGAGTTTGAAACTTCGGTGGCTTGACGTTTCACCTCACCAGCCGGTTGAGTTCTCGCGGACCGGGACGATGAACGGTTGGGCCGAGCTCCCGAGTTAAGTGTCGGCCTCATCCGCCGGCTAGTCGTCGCGTCCGAATTGACATAGAATGGTAAGCGACTCCATGAATTGCTTGTTCGAAAGGTGACCGAGTAGGGGCGCGGCGTTCTCCAGCCCGACGACGTAGTCCGGCAGAGGTCACGCGGCCCGGGCGTGAGGGCGGTCGAGGTAGAACCCACCATCGGGGTGGGGGCGGACTTCGAAGCCGCCTTCGTGGGCGAGGCGGTGCTCGCGCCGGCAGACCATCACCAGGTTGGACAAATCGGTGGGGCCGCCATCGGCCCAGTGTTTGAGGTGGTGGACCTCGCACATCCACGGTGGGGCGCCGCACCCCCGTAGCCCGCATCCTCGGTCACGGGCCAACACGGCCCGGTACTGGGCGGCCGAGGGGGCCCGGTGGGCACGGCCCGCTTCCAGAGGCTGGCTGTCTCCCTTCATCACTACCCGGGCCACCCCTGCGTCACAGGCCAGGCGGCGTACGGCCTCGGCGCCGATGAGCTCGCCCGTGGGCAGGGCCACCAGGCGTCCCCGGGGCTGGAGCAGGTCTTCCCAGTTGACGACCACGGTCACCAGCGGGCGGGCCGGCTTGGTCGATCCCGGGACCTCAACTCCGCTGGCCCGCCGGACGATCTCAGCCAGGGCCTCGGCCCGCCACCAGGCGGCCGTGCGGTTGGCCCGGCCCTGCGGGTTGCTCGCCCGCCACAGCTCGTCGACCATGTCGGCGATGGCCTGGTTGACGATGGCCGCCGTCTCAGCGTCGAGGTCGCCCCGCACGATGCCCCGGCCGCCGAGCATGGCGATCGTCAGTTCGTTGCGGGACGGGTCGGTGGCTGGCTCGGGACCGTCGGGGTCGGCTCCCGCCGACCAGTGCCGCAGGACCGTGCGCAGCTCGTCGGGCGTGTGCAGGGTGGCCCACTCCACCAGTTGGGCCTCGTCGCGCTCCCACGCGTCGGTGGTCCGCGGGTTGCGGGCGCCCAGCAGGAGCCGGGCGGCGTCGGGCGTGATGGCCCCCGCGTGCAACGCCTGGCCGACCTTGGGGGCACCGGCCAGGCCCGCCCCCAGACGGGTGGCGGCCCGGGCGGCCGAGCGGCTCATGCCGGCCTTGCGGACCAGCCACGTTGTGGCGTCGACCGTGCCGTCGGCGGCCGGGATGGCCCGCACGCCCAGCGTGTGGACTGCATCGGCGAACGACGCCTCGAGGCGGTCGATCACCCGCCTCAGCCCCAGCACCAGCTCCCGCAAAGACTCGTCAGGGAGGTCTCCGGCACCGACCGACAAGTCGATCCCAGCGAGCACCTCCTCCAGCTCTTCACCGAAACCGGCCGCCCCGCCCATGGCTTCATTGTAGCCGAACACACGTTCGATTACAACCCATTTCAGGTGATCCGGAGCGGGGATCTCGAAGCAAGACGTGGCCCGGCGGGAGTGCGGATTACGTGAGCGCAGGGCAGCACCGGGACCAGGTGCCGGCCCGGTGGGCCTTGGACGCACACGCCGAAGCGCTCCGGCGACTGGGGTGCCAGGCCGAGCGGCGGATCAACGGACGCGATCTGGGAGCTGCTGGCGGGCCGACTCTTGTCCGCGTGGGCCTGGACTACCGACGACGGGTCTCCGCCGATGCCTACGGGTTGGTTGCTGCGCTCGAGGTTCGTGCGTCCTGGATCGTCACGACGACGACGCGGTCCTCCTCGGCGAGGTGGCGGTAGACGAGGATCATCCAGCGCCATGGTCCGACGAGGAACCGGTAGCCCTCCCATCTCCCATGCAGCTCAGGCCCGAGCAGCGGAAAGGTGCGCAGCGGCTGGAGGCTGGCCCGCACCCGCGCCGTCGTGTCGGGCGGGAGGCTGTGCGTCAGGATGATCCGGCGAAGATCCGCCACCGCGGCCTTCGCCAGCTCAACGCGAGCCAAGGACAGGCCTACAGGCCGTCGAGTTGGATCGTCTCGCCGACGACGGCTTGGCGGCTGCCCAGTTGCGCTCGCTCCCACGCCCCGTCGATCCCATCCAGCGCGGACGCCACGTTTTGGGGGTCAGGATCGGCGTCGTCGATGGCCGTGGAGAGCAGCGAGCGAGCCAGGGTGCCCTCGTTGACGTGCACCCGAGCCGCGAGACGGGAGAGCTTGGCGGCATGCGCCTCGTCGAGGGTGATGTTGAGACGCTGGGAGTTCACGTCGTCAAGGTACACGTTGCGACGCGGTTCGTGTACGTGGGACCGAGCTACACCGCAGAGGCGTCGGCATCCAACGGCTTGTGCTGCAAGCCGGACGGCTCGGTTCGTATTCGGCCGTCGTCTTCAGGGGCACTCGCCGCTCGGCGGCCCCCGAGGCGTCGGGCGGCGGGTTCATGAGACGGACTGGGTCTTCACGGGGGACCAGGCGCCCGATGACACGCGGTAGAAGGTGAGGACCTTGGCGCGCGTGTCTCCGAAGGCGTCGAACGAGACCTGGCCGGAGGCGCCGGCCAGGTCGGTGCGGGCGACGGCGGCGATGACCGAGGCCCGGGCGCCGGCGTTGACCGTGGTGCGCCCGTCGAGGGCGCGGGCGGCGGCCGCGATGATGACGCGGGTCGCGTCGTAGGCGTACACGCCGTAGTCGCTCGGCGGTTCGGCGAAGCCCGCGGCCTGGTAGGCGGCCACGTACTCGCGGGCCGCGGCCAGCGAGGCGAGGGGCGCCCCCACCGAACTGGCCAGGTCGCCGTCGCTGGCCGGCCCGGCGTTGGCGATGTAGGCGTCGTCCTTCATGCCGTCACCGCCCATGACGGGGACGGCCAACCCGGCCTCGGTCGCCTGGGCCGACAGGCGGGCCGCGACGTTGTACTCGCCGCCGAAGAACACCAGGTCGGGACGGAGGGGGACGACCTGGGTCAGCGGGCCGCCGAAGTTGGTGGTGCCGTCGGGGACGGTGAGGTCGACGACGACGGTCCCGCCCAGTGCCGCGAAGGCGGCCCGGAAGCCGTCGGCCAGGCCCTTGCTCACCGGCTTGGTCTCGCTGAGCACAGCCACCCG
The Actinomycetota bacterium genome window above contains:
- a CDS encoding DUF222 domain-containing protein; the protein is MFGYNEAMGGAAGFGEELEEVLAGIDLSVGAGDLPDESLRELVLGLRRVIDRLEASFADAVHTLGVRAIPAADGTVDATTWLVRKAGMSRSAARAATRLGAGLAGAPKVGQALHAGAITPDAARLLLGARNPRTTDAWERDEAQLVEWATLHTPDELRTVLRHWSAGADPDGPEPATDPSRNELTIAMLGGRGIVRGDLDAETAAIVNQAIADMVDELWRASNPQGRANRTAAWWRAEALAEIVRRASGVEVPGSTKPARPLVTVVVNWEDLLQPRGRLVALPTGELIGAEAVRRLACDAGVARVVMKGDSQPLEAGRAHRAPSAAQYRAVLARDRGCGLRGCGAPPWMCEVHHLKHWADGGPTDLSNLVMVCRREHRLAHEGGFEVRPHPDGGFYLDRPHARAA
- a CDS encoding type II toxin-antitoxin system RelE/ParE family toxin, translated to MARVELAKAAVADLRRIILTHSLPPDTTARVRASLQPLRTFPLLGPELHGRWEGYRFLVGPWRWMILVYRHLAEEDRVVVVTIQDARTSSAATNP
- a CDS encoding branched-chain amino acid ABC transporter substrate-binding protein — encoded protein: MAVLALAACTGTSPQDRPVARIGVIVPLEAGLVEFGRGIRNSVQLAVDEANRANTVPGWRLEVVAVDDSSDPGVGETAAHRLAADRSLVGVVGTYNSGVAARVAPVLDEAGVVMVSPANTDPALTLGADPGRPVRPHANYFRMVTADNVQAPFLAQAAFDDLGARRVAVLSETKPVSKGLADGFRAAFAALGGTVVVDLTVPDGTTNFGGPLTQVVPLRPDLVFFGGEYNVAARLSAQATEAGLAVPVMGGDGMKDDAYIANAGPASDGDLASSVGAPLASLAAAREYVAAYQAAGFAEPPSDYGVYAYDATRVIIAAAARALDGRTTVNAGARASVIAAVARTDLAGASGQVSFDAFGDTRAKVLTFYRVSSGAWSPVKTQSVS